A single window of Jaculus jaculus isolate mJacJac1 chromosome 14, mJacJac1.mat.Y.cur, whole genome shotgun sequence DNA harbors:
- the Lgals7b gene encoding galectin-7, translating into MSESSTVPHKTSLPEGIRVGNVLRVRGVIPDKAGRFHVNLLCSEEQEADAALHFNPRLDASEVVFNSKEKGSWGREERGSGVPFQRGQPFEVLLIATDDGFKAVVGDEPYHHFRHRLPLASVRLLEVGGDVQLHSVKVF; encoded by the exons ATGTCAGAGAGCTCG ACTGTCCCCCACAAGACCTCTCTGCCTGAGGGCATCCGAGTGGGCAATGTGTTGAGAGTTCGAGGCGTCATCCCTGACAAGGCTGGCAG GTTCCACGTAAACCTGCTGTGCAGCGAGGAGCAGGAAGCCGACGCCGCGCTGCACTTCAACCCGAGGCTGGATGCTTCCGAGGTGGTGTTCAACAGCAAGGAGAAAGGCAGCTGGGGCCGGGAGGAGCGCGGTTCCGGCGTCCCCTTCCAGCGCGGGCAGCCCTTCGAAGTGCTCCTCATCGCCACCGACGACGGCTTTAAG GCTGTGGTCGGGGACGAGCCGTACCACCACTTCCGCCACCGGCTGCCGCTGGCCAGCGTGCGCCTGCTGGAGGTGGGCGGCGACGTTCAGCTGCACTCCGTGAAGGTCTTCTGA
- the Lgals4 gene encoding galectin-4, with protein MAYVPAPGYQPTYNPSLPYNQPIPGGLSIGMSVYIQGVAKEHMKRFHVNFAVGQDEGADVAFHFNPRFDGWDKVVFNTKQGGRWGDEEKKRSMPFKKGDHFELVFLVMAEHYKVVVNGNPFYEFGHRLPLQMVTHLQVDGDLELQSINFLGGQPVPHQGPMTIPAYSGPGYYPPQMNSLPMMVGPPTFNPPVPYVGRLQGGLTARRTIIIKGYVLPTAKSFVINFKVESSGELALHINPRIGEGVVRNSFLNGSWGFEERKIAYNPFGPGQFFDLSIRCGMDRFKVFANGQHLFDYAHRLSAFQRVDMVEIQGDVTLSYVQI; from the exons ATGGCCTATGTCCCTGCACCAGGCTACCAGCCCACATATAACCCG AGTCTGCCCTACAACCAGCCCATCCCAGGTGGCCTCAGCATTGGAATGTCTGTTTACATCCAAGGAGTGGCCAAGGAGCATATGAAGCG ATTCCACGTGAACTTCGCAGTGGGGCAGGACGAAGGGGCAGACGTTGCCTTCCACTTCAATCCCCGCTTTGATGGTTGGGACAAAGTGGTCTTCAACACTAAGCAGGGCGGCCGATGGGgtgatgaagaaaaaaagagaagcatgCCCTTCAAAAAGGGGGACCACTTCGAGCTGGTGTTCCTGGTCATGGCTGAGCACTACAAG GTAGTGGTAAATGGAAACCCCTTCTATGAATTTGGGCACCGGCTGCCCCTACAGATGGTCACCCACCTGCAAGTGGATGGGGACCTGGAACTTCAGTCAATCAATTTccttggaggccagcctgtgccacATCAG GGGCCCATGACTATCCCAGCTTACTCT GGTCCTGGATACTACCCTCCACAAATGAACAGCTTGCCT ATGATGGTAGGACCACCAACCTTCAATCCG CCTGTGCCATATGTTGGGAGACTGCAAGGAGGGCTTACAGCCCGAAGAACAATCATAATCAAGGGCTATGTACTCCCCACAGCCAAGAG CTTTGTCATCAACTTCAAGGTGGAGTCCTCCGGGGAGCTGGCTCTGCACATCAACCCCCGCATAGGTGAAGGTGTGGTTCGGAACAGCTTTCTGAATGGCTCATGGGGCTTTGAGGAGAGGAAGATCGCATACAACCCATTTGGCCCTGGCCAGTTCTTTGAT CTGTCCATTCGCTGTGGTATGGATCGCTTCAAGGTTTTTGCCAATGGCCAGCACCTCTTTGACTATGCCCATCGACTTTCAGCCTTCCAGAGGGTGGACATGGTAGAAATCCAGGGTGATGTCACCTTGTCCTATGTCCAGATCTGA
- the Ech1 gene encoding delta(3,5)-Delta(2,4)-dienoyl-CoA isomerase, mitochondrial, giving the protein MAATMAFSQRFHKLLIQHLTAPTKLGFNVSFCPLSSSAQQASRGYPCEASDHNYESLRVTSAQKHILHVQLNRPEKRNAMNRAFWREMVECFEKIAKDPDCRAVVISGAGKMFSTGLDLIDMAPEFMQPQGDDVARISWKLRDLISRYQKTFTVIEKCPKPVISVIHGGCIGGGVDLITACDIRYCAQDAYFQVKEVDVGLAADVGTLQRLPKIIGNQSLVNELVFTARKMMADEALVSGLVSRVFQDKDVALDAAFALAAEISSKSPVAVQSSKINLLYSRDHPVDESLQYMASWNMSMLQTQDISKSIQATMEKKDMKSVTFSKL; this is encoded by the exons ATGGCGGCGACAATGGCGTTTTCTCAAAGATTCCACAAGTTGCTGATACAGC ATCTGACAGCCCCCACCAAGCTGGGTTTCAACGTTAGTTTTTGCCCCCTGAGTTCTTCTGCACAACAAGCTTCCAGAGGATATCCCTGTGAGGCCTCAGACCACAACTATGAGTCTCTTAGGGTGACATCTGCCCAAAAGCACATTCTCCATGTGCAGCTAAACCGTCCAGAGAAGAGGAATGCTATGAACAGAGCCTTCTGGAG GGAAATGGTGGAATGCTTTGAAAAGATAGCAAAAGATCCTGACTGTCGGGCTGTTGTGATCTCCGGTGCAGGCAAAATGTTCTCAACAG GTCTTGACCTCATAGACATGGCACCAGAATTCATGCAGCCCCAAGGAGATGATGTGGCTCGCATCAGCTGGAAACTCCGTGACCTTATCAGCAGATACCAGAAGACCTTCACTGTCATTGAGAAG TGCCCCAAGCCAGTGATTTCTGTTATTCATGGAGGCTGCATTGGTGGAG GTGTGGACCTCATCACAGCCTGTGACATCCGGTACTGTGCTCAGGATGCTTACTTCCAGGTCAAG GAGGTAGATGTGGGCTTGGCTGCTGATGTGGGAACACTGCAGCGACTGCCCAAGATCATCGGGAACCAGAG TCTAGTCAATGAGCTGGTCTTCACCGCCCGCAAAATGATGGCTGACGAGGCCCTGGTCAGTGGGCTTGTCAG CCGCGTGTTCCAGGACAAGGATGTGGCGCTGGACGCTGCCTTTGCCCTGGCAGCTGAGATTTCCAGCAAGAGCCCTGTGGCTGTGCAGAGCTCAAAAATCAATCTACTGTACTCCCGCGACCATCCTGTGGATGAGAGCCTCCAATACATG GCCTCCTGGAACATGAGTATGCTACAGACCCAGGACATCAGCAAGTCCATCCAGGCCACGATGGAGAAGAAGGACATGAAAAGTGTTACCTTTTCCAAGCTCTGA